The Oncorhynchus tshawytscha isolate Ot180627B linkage group LG05, Otsh_v2.0, whole genome shotgun sequence genome includes a window with the following:
- the LOC112251557 gene encoding insulin gene enhancer protein ISL-2B-like, with protein sequence MSGESLLSPAQTEFHSVGTVDLLSEYTLMLPGETLEDHSNTSKLGPGCNEESCPQGAVWPCAGCGESIRDPVVLRVGSNQQWHTGCLCCDECHCPLGESVSCFLRDGRTLCRTDYARLFAEKCGGCGEAVLSSDLVVRAGRQNYHPDCLHCSLCGALLMPGDSFTLGPGGPCCQAEHTMPEQQIQKADSLKKRKGSGRRGGVWERRWLDRGRSRGVRVRVRTVLSDTQLKALCTCYSQTPRPDAEVKLQLSQLTGLNKRVIRVWFQNKRCKDKKSHAKKGGRPVSDLDFTALLCTAARPMVVLSPEPPDFALQIYVYESSWQPLDAQIKLSADHDELTLTHISQRTCFSEDLGSPPQQGDEYAVTIRTI encoded by the exons ATGTCAGGAGAGAGCCTGCTGAGTCCAGCTCAGACAGAATTCCACTCAGTGGGGACAGTTGATCTCTTGTCAGAATACACCCTGATGTTACCGGGGGAAACCTTGGAGGACCACAGCAATACCAGCAAAT TGGGGCCAGGGTGCAATGAGGAGTCATGTCCACAGGGGGCGGTATGGCCCTGCGCTGGCTGTGGAGAGTCCATCAGAGACCCTGTGGTGCTACGGGTTGGGTCAAACCAGCAGTGGCACACAGGGTGCTTGTGCTGTGACGAGTGCCACTGTCCCCTGGGAGAGAGTGTCAGCTGCTTCCTGAGGGACGGGAGGACCTTGTGTAGGACAGATTATGCACG actatTTGCAGAGAAGTGTGGAGGCTGCGGGGAGGCAGTACTGTCCTCTGACCTGGTTGTGAGGGCAGGAAGACAGAACTATCACCCTGACTGTCTGCACTGCTCGCTCTGTGGTGCATTACTCATGCCTGGGGATAGCTTCACCCTGGGACCAGGAGGACCATGCTGCCAGGCAGAGCACACGATGCCAGAGCAACAGATCCAAAAAGCAGACTCACTAAAGAAAAGAAAAG gttcagggagaagaggaggagtttGGGAGAGAAGGTGGTTGGACAGGGGTAGGAGTAGAGGGGTGCGGGTGCGGGTGCGTACCGTCCTCAGTGACACCCAGCTGAAAGCCTTGTGCACCTGCTACTCCCAGACCCCCCGGCCTGACGCAGAGGTCAAGCTCCAGTTGAGTCAGCTAACTGGCCTAAACAAGCGGGTCATCAGGGTGTGGTTCCAGAACAAACGCTGCAAGGACAAGAAGAGCCACGCCAAAAAAGGAGGCAGACCAGTGTCAGACTTGGACTTTAca GCCCTGCTGTGTACTGCAGCCAGACCGATGGTGGTCCTCTCTCCTGAGCCCCCTGACTTTGCCCTCCAGATTTACGTCTATGAGTCATCATGGCAACCACTTGACGCCCAAATCAAGCTCTCAGCTGACCATGACGAGCTGACCCTCACTCATATTTCCCAG AGAACGTGTTTTTCAGAAGACCTGGGTTCTCCACCGCAGCAGGGTGATGAGTACGCCGTCACCATTCGGACTATCTAG
- the LOC112250888 gene encoding mesoderm induction early response protein 2: MKMAARPHTGSEMPLEELLALYGYEVSDPLLQQDREPNELSASLPDMTLDKDQIAKDLFSGEDEEESSADDLTPSVTSHASDLLRRHLRAHSLASGDKGTLVSTSEEDSDNDDDTSIPSNDGRKDIMVGSMYQAKIPTLSLYSDQERVYENEDQLLWTPDMLSGHAVEEFLLSAQRWGGQEGAKDTLITGEIIKDNDQALYELVKCSFNAEEALRRLRFNVKVFSEELCAWSEEECRNFEHGYRVHGKNFHLIQANKVRTRSVGECVEYYYMWKKSDRHEYFTQQTTKLGRKKYSLQSGNMEDGEQDGEVGEMEGCSQIEPHSPPPVTDLDKQEEEGRPRRRRTPRFLLKP; this comes from the exons ATGAAGATGGCAGCACGCCCCCACACT GGCAGTGAGATGCCCCTGGAGGAGCTGCTGGCGCTGTATGGCTACGAGGTGTCTGACCCCCTCCTACAGCAGGACAGGGAGCCCAATGAGCTGTCAGCCAGTCTGCCTGACATGACACTGGACAAG GACCAGATAGCTAAGGATCTGTTCTCAGGAGAAGATGAAGAGGAGTCATCAGCTGATGACCTCACTCCCTCTGTCACCTCCCATGCCTCCGACCTCCTCCGCCGCCACCTAAGAG CCCATTCCCTAGCAAGTGGAGATAAAGGCACCTTAGTCAGCACTTCAGAAGAAGACTCAGACAATGATGACGACACCTCCATTCCCTCCAATGATGGACGCAAG GACATCATGGTGGGCTCAATGTACCAAGCCAAAATCCCTACTCTCAGCCTATACTCAGACCAGGAGAGAG TCTATGAGAATGAGGACCAGCTCCTGTGGACCCCAGACATGCTGTCAGGCCATGCTGTAGAGGAGTTCTTACTGAGTGCCCAGAGATGGGGAGGCCAGGAGGGCGCTAAAGACACCCTTATCACTGGGGAAATAATCAAAGACAATGATCAG GCTCTGTATGAGCTGGTGAAATGCAGCTTCAATGCAGAGGAGGCACTGAGAAGACTGCGCTTTAATGTGAAAGTATTCAGCG AGGAGCTGTGTGCCTGGAGCGAGGAAGAGTGTCGAAACTTTGAACATGGCTATCGAGTTCATGGGAAGAACTTCCACCTCATTCAGGCCAATAAG GTACGCACACGGTCGGTGGGGGAGTGTGTGGAGTATTACTACATGTGGAAGAAGTCGGACCGCCATGAGTACTTTACCCAGCAGACCACCAAGCTGGGTCGCAAGAAGTACAGTCTGCAGTCAGGGAACAT GGAGGATGGAGAGCAGGATGGAGAGGttggggagatggaggggtgcTCCCAGATTGAGCCCCACTCACCCCCACCAGTCACGGACCTGGACAAGCAAG AGGAGGAGGGCCGACCCCGTCGCAGACGAACGCCCCGCTTTCTCTTAAAGCCCTGA